The nucleotide window TTAtgcactcactgtaatttttttagcactagagtaggttgataaataaaaTAGCTAGTACCcttttttatcatatatagagtaaatcggtattaagagtaagaatgcctttagttgctaagataatatatgttatgcttcatacttgtttatggtaatagtaggtaacttagcaccttagctagtagaactagcttagtagatTGATAGGTGTATTCacattttaagagttgttgttgccgtattactaagtgttgcatcatcatttcatgcatgtagatcatgagttggtagagttcatgctcgTGGATGAACAGGActacgaggaggtcattgaggagtacagggaggagatcctcatgcaagagggagccccagagccatttgttgctgactttgttgatacaccgcctgcccaaggcaagccccggtgcataacccatatttttaatgatcactgaatatatatatgatgtgcatttatgttacaggcattttatggaaactacatgcataaatatatctacctatgagtcctactagtataggctgagtagctgctatgctcaggatttcagtagcatgagtaacctatcgttactcacaacatgtgaaaattatgatcactcatgataaaatggtggaaaggaaaatggtgcccgggcagggatatggtttgggtattggtgggtgtaagaggttgtgtcctatggccaatagggcaaagcttggttacactttttccctatctgtgccgattaaggactggTCATTGCATTGGGctttaggcaagtcacagatctataatgccgagcacatacttgggtatgggtataggaaagacttgttgctcttttgtcgtgggttttggctctttccggaccgactaattggaggcaaggatggtggaggtccttgcactacactaagtccgggacttatgagtggaggcttggagtccaagtttagacagaaacctagaccccatgacaggagggtgatgggttggtcctacttgcgcctggggtacaagcggggcatgtgtttttggggtacccagctaggggtaTTGATTCATGAATTGCCGGCATtctagtacggcttgtctacagtctagcaccgtagtaagaactgaaagagaaaaggtgatgaaatagaactgattgctcaactcttgcttgaaagtagaataggtgatTACAtaaaatggctagataataaattaatcatggctcctaataataacataaataaggactcactattagtattgctttctacaaaaaggaaacccagcaaaccataaaactttgcatatcccttagagtcgggaaattattcccactagtcggataagtcttgcaaatacattatgtactcagggtttatttacccttgttgtaggtaatgcttgaggagtaccattgtgtgaaggattcttctggtgggcacaaatggatccttgttctttatcgatatatgtttatttttattccgctgtttaatattccgcactctgactttggaaatgtaataatgtaatttttaagaactctagatgtatgaaatggattaagtattgtaactcgttctcattattggatccttggggaaaaatgtggatcttttgggctctcccttggggtgtgtccgacgaataccgcccgttgtagcttgctttcggggtgcttagtgtttggtggaagacgagtgcctttgtaagtatgttatttcgggcggttctaccacatatCTGGTCCTCTAGATCAATagtagcagccatcatcaaggtgcccctgtactttcctgttaggaaagtgccatcaataaGTACAACTAGtcgacaaaactagaatgcatgttacATCTACGTGAGCGGCTAGAACACACGAtgcaggacatgcctcaatgggtccataaaatacatccctccggtgtctacaaaccatttcaagccagggttgttgtggggggtatgaccctggatacccacggcaggtcacatgggctacgcctctagggccggcccagcccacgagaaggagccttatggggcacgattctgctcggcgcctcccacaaggcatggggaggatatcctgaagatgttacaagatctgttaggatacatatgatcccatgattcttgtaatctgttattactttccggttatctctcagatctaaccgacttgtaaccttgccccttggactatataaggcgggcagggatcccctacaaaatcacggcaaatcatacgatagctaatacaaaccaacagaccataggagtaaggtattacgtcatactgatggcctgaacctatataactcatgtgtctctgttgccttcttgttcttgattacacgctcctctatcgatcaatctaccatcgtgggatacccctcggtggactgtcgatgatattctatcgacagttggtgcgccaggtaggggtgtgcgtgctgtttccttatcgaacaagatggctttttctacaggctcttcgtccctcccgcagcccagcTAGATCTTCATagtcggatccatcacgtgggtcatcaacaccgatggagttggagagcttctcgagccggtgcagatccgttctgcaccgaccaccctcaCACTTGCGACTGTAGATCCAATCTTAGAACCACTTCCGGGGTCGACTTCATCAGCTACTCGCcactcgcttcctcgctaccgaaggaggcatgtcaacaatgacgatctgatcgagtttatcgatcgggttggcctgaaactcgccgattgcctctccattgctaagTCAGCTCTaaacacccttgttcagcaccgaccaccttccGATCCTGATCTATTGGTGTTCAGTGCTCAGCAAACTTCGAGGCTTGCCGCCCTGCCCTTCGGGCTTGCTAACGCCGCCGctacatatcaggacgccctaaggggcaaattcgccaacCAGGTCGCCGACCAGCTCCCACCAACTGTCAACATGATGCACGCTAGCCAGGGTCCCagaacatccctccaaactatcctagAGGAAAATTCGGACTCCGAGTCTCAAGGCTCCACGGAACCCCTTGCCGAGACCTTCACCGAGCAGCCCCCTCTCCTGCCTTTCCAGGGTGGcgtaatcttcaacgtcagcatcgatagcctcCTTGGAACAGCGAAATAGATGAGGAACACGTCGCCCATGAAAACAGGAACATCAACCATGTGCAATGCCATGATAACAAACGCGCCCTTGCGATGGTCGAGGCTGCTCGTGATAACCAGTTCAACTtgcaaggaaggcccctccatcgcaacctcaacaaAGAATTCCTTcgcgttgatggccacgacatcTTCAAAACTCCGAGTGCCAATCTATCGGTGGCCGCCAATGAACTTGCACACCTCCCGCAGATGCCTGAGCTCACCAAGGtcaccgctatgcttaaagcggcacactgtcaactTAATCAGATCCGAGaggttcagagaccttcatgctccacaagcacGATTTGCCGATCAGCCGATCCTAGATCCAATCGCCACCCTAGTCAAAGCCGTTTCACCGACTAGTCactacctccccaggggggagttggaggccaccacgccgagcatcatcgccagcatgaccaagaggtcgaacaggatgcctgagtgcacctcagtaaccttcgggatgcaTGATGGCGTATCGATCAATGTCActtcgggcgccatgaagatgaagtacaatgccaccaggagtacgagcaagagtaagGTAATCCGGACGTAGCTCTAGAGCCGATCGTCACCGGCAATAACGCTGATATCGGCCCCAACAACCTAGAAGGGCCCCCAGGGTTCACCAGGGCGCtctgaacactccagtggccccatggttttaaaatcaccagagtcgagccctatgaaggaaggatgaacccaactcagtggctgcaggcttacgccactaccATCCGTGCCACCAGAGGAGACACCAacatcatggcaaattatctccccatcatgctcacgccagctgccatgagctggttcacaagccttgccccggacttcatcggatcttgggaagagctgaagaaagtcttcaccaacaactatatggccacatgTAGGTGGCcgagcaccaagcacgatctcaaccacATCACCCAAAAGTCAtccgaactactccgcagctacatcagacgcttctccgagatgagggtgtgaagctacttttcgaaattcactctggttcctatggcaatcacgcGACTTTGAGAACACTGgtcagcaaagctttctgagcaggtttttactggcccacggccatctccgatgtagaagatctcgttcgatgatgtgagggttgtcagttttttgccaagcaaatacatgtatcggcacaagaactgcagaccattccagcttcctggccattcgcatgctggggactggatatgatcaggcctttcaaactagcgccaggaggtttccggtatgtgtatgtcgccattgataagttctccaagtggattgagtacaaaccactcgtcttagctactgcaaagaaagcagttgagctctttgaagacatcatacaTAGATtcagtctcccgaacagcatcatcaccgacctcaggacgacttttaccggccatcatttttgggacttctacgaagaccggtgcatctctgttaaatatgtttccgttgctcatcctagagctaacggccaggtcgagcgggctaatggtatgatcctcgacgccctcaaaaaaggctctatcagaaagaagaaaagcatccaggcaggtggctcaaagaactactggttgtggtctggggactgcacactcaagctggtcgcaataccggcgtatctccatattttatggtctacggctcagaggccatactcccaGCAGATATTGCTTTCCGAGTGCCtagagtagaaaattatgatgaacAGTAAGcctcagctgttcggacagaagacgTTGATCGGGCTAAGGAAGAATGTCTGATTACTTGTGTTCGCAcagccaagtacctcgaaggtctacGGATGTATTACAACcacaatgtcaaaggtcgttcattcacGATCGGTGACCTCGTCTTAcgtaggaaacaaaaaaccgaagggcttcacaagctgtcttcgcCCTGGGAGGgaccttacgtcgtcaaaggtgttactcgactagggtcttatcgcttatgtgacttagatggactcgatgttcctaactcttggcacatagagcaccttatacgtttctatccctgaaacaacacagatatgtattctttatcttcagattaataaagttctggtctccataattttcctctattttttcctCCATTATAAGTTTCACTTACCATTATCGGGCTATATGCCACTCCATGACAATCTCCAATACGCTCACCAAGCAcgcccaaatcgccgaacacgttaactccaaaaatcgccgaacacgatttctccaaatcgccgaacacgttaactccaaaaatcaccgaacacgatttctccaaatcgccgaacacgttaactccaaaaatcgccgaacatgatttctccaaatcgccaaacatgttaactccaaaaatcaccgaacacgatttctccaaatcgccgaacacgttaactccaaaaatcgcctactatgtTTTCTTCGGATCACATTGGTTTTTCCTCCTAAAAACGACGACGATTTTGCGCTCCAAATTTCGTAACATAGCTCACCGATCGTCGAGCAACACacgtttttcttttctgttttctatggagaagacctagtctccgattacttcctacacgtgcttaggggctccgcgctctgcgttacggttggtcggctacagttccttggtcatgcttgttcatcctacacgtgtcagggtctctacgctcgacattatggactatgggcttgtcaaggcctagattttaggcatgaactaactgctcggacgccactttaaCTATTTTTCTCGCCAAGTTACTCAAATTGACCGCTGGGCAGCATGTGTTTTGCTTTGATAATTATGgaggacaccaaggctctaaTATCCCAccacacatgctatgggctccgtgctctacaTGTTGGGCGGTAGGCTGCGGTCCTATGATAATGCTTGTTTTTCCAACATgcgcacgggctccgtgctctgtgtTATGGATTACGGGCTAGCTAAAGCATCAAGTTTAGTGCAAACTAATTGATCGAACACTGCTTATATTTTGTATAATTGCATCGGGTTGTTAATACAATGATTCTTCATCGCCAAATAAAGTAAGTGGTACAGGCGATAATATCCGAGTAGTTTGTTAAGCTTCGCCAATAGCTTCTGTTTCGCCAaataggtctatatcgccgacaagcatttttgctgcatcttcaacatcatcctcTAGTTGCTAGGTTTGCacgtcgctcagcccatcggtgaacccaccacctatcgactggatgtcgacaggcggatagtgggaccaaaccactgcaagggcatgagtagcggcggtcaaaacggcgtcgtggttgaagtttttgaaattctcccacactatttctgaatgatggtgtctggcccttgctgcctgcTGTCAGGACGGGGTGCTGGTTCAATGTCGACGCAGTCGAGTACTGGTTTTATTGCGgcggttatagtgttgaagttgtctttctagactttggcttcctgcaccagcacattgaactatgccttggttttatggcgataatctacaagaattacaatggttTGTTAGgctagaaaagtactacaacattaCTTCCAATCAGGGGGTATCTACCTTTCAGTTCTTCGGCTAGTTTATCTGCTTGCTCCGACTCTTTCGCTTCTCTTGTCGGATTTGCTCGACGGTCTGGTGAAGCTGactgagttctgcatcttgctctacaagcacaatagttatCGAAAAAATGGATGGCCAACTATTGCAAAGTACATTATGGGATAAAGCATACCAgatttctgcttggatacatcctcgaactgctggcacttccgaTCGAGCTACTTGGATTTACTTTTGAGTTCTCCTATTTTCTTGCCCAATTGCTTGGACATATTTTTTAGCTCCTCGGATACAATCGCTAGTTGCTCGGatttcttcttcagctgctcggatGCAGCCGTTAGTTGCTCGAACAGAACtcccttctgatgttcaaggtcctgTGAGTTAGACTCCGCAATGTCCTGCTCACGCTGGGCCCTATTAATACTCTTTTCTAAAAGATTTAACGCCTCTCGGAGTTTCTTGTTTTCcttggtgaggggctccatcctcttcatcagttggtgTCGTTGCTCGGCTGTTTGAGCTATCCCCTGTGGATGAACAATGCTAGAGATAAACCTTGGtctccaacaacatatatcagtgtttCAGGTGCagtactcacctcgatttgagtcataactccagcaacggtggatttcaacctctttatttccctggtggtgttttcttcctcgacaactactacCTCTTCCCCACATTTTTGGAGAATCCAGATGGACTGGGGTTTAGGTGTGGCACactcgatctccacaacctcatcctcctccgccattgcttgaggcaccactgggggaCTTTGTGGTCGGACAGCTGCTCCGACCACTCCTAGCATCGCTGTGGGTGGTGAAGGTTGCTCCTCGGCCATTGATGGAGTTGCATCCTTAGCCTCTGGTGCATCAACAACAGCTGTAGTTTCCGCTTCCAAAGTATCAACTTTTTCGGTCGTAGCCTCGGTCATGGTCGCCGACGCGCCTATTGTGTGCGCCAACGATTCACCATCACTAGGACCGCTGGCAGTGGTGGCTGGCCCATCCTCTGTTTGTCGAGCACTCAGGGACTCCCGGACGGGAGCAGTTGGCATTTTTTCTATTGAGGTTACGTGCCTCGGTGTTGCCCTGCGTAATATTAGCTTGTCAGTAACCAAgagaaatcaaggaacaatattattactccaaggcaaatatacttacggtttggtcttccgattaaatttcttgaaccggcaATGCCTGCCTGATCCCCTAGGCGCTGCTGCTTGGTCTACCTGAtgggaggactcctgctcctctaCAACGAGCTGCCGCTCTGCTTGGTgccccgaggccccctctgtgtGCTGCTCTGCGGTTATCCCCTCTTGTTGCTTGGGGACTTTGGTCATCTACACCGTCGGGACTTCCATCGTTGCCTGCACATAACTTTTCCTTGCTTGTTGCTTAGGAGCTTCAACATCCATCGATGGCTCCTTCATGCTTGGCGGATGCGCTGACTGgtccttgtcatcgtccgaccactctagcacagcggttcttcgtggtcgagcGGTTCGGTCTTCACCAAGCGAGTTGCCGCCCGATTTGTGTGCAGTAGAGCTTGCAGTTTTTAtccttttttggaccggctcATCTACTGTCGGTCTTTTCCCATGGATCTTCTCTGATACTAgggatggactatccgatgaGGTGCttggctcctcctcttcgggctaTAGCGGCCACCAAATGTCTACTCCTTTCGGCCAATCGACTCTCGGCacatttgaaaagtatattgccctatcctgcgaatggatctttacataagtaagtcagtcctttgCTTGGCAATTGATGCATGATCAATGCGAAGTGAAAGggttacctaaggaggtggaTTGGTGTAGTTGAAAGCCTTTGTTCCTTTTGGCCAGCTAaatgagacattggaagtaaataggtccatggcacggtctattacttctttcttcatcAGACGGTCTGTGCTTTCTcgggtaccgtcgttgtcacctttatagtcgaacgacgggtgggccctctctttgcagggctggatgcgccgcactatgaagctagctgcaaccagttcacccctaagctccacgcccttaatcaagtcTAGAAGTTCTATTACTTGCTCCATGTTagcattgttgggtctctccgactagttactatggttaaccgggatgtggtggacgtcgcatcgaatcattgggtgactctgtttgatatagaaccatctggcatTCCAACCTTTTAGGGAGGTATTTAGCAGTACGTTGTtgtattcgctggccatcccatccctgagctgtAGGTACACGCCGCTGACCACCTTGGAATcgctgccccccttcttcttcagatagaataggtgcctgaagaggttgaagtgtggaagaacaccgagaaatgcCTCACAGAAATGTATAAAGATCGACACGTGtagtatggtgttggggtgcagattgtagaggctaatcgcccaaaactccataagatccctcagaaaggggtggacaggaaaccctaatcctcgccagaaataatcttcaaatactatagCCTCATtagtatgaggtgttgggaagggctcaccactagccggcCGCCATCCGGTAGTGAGGTGGTCTGGGAGAACGCCCGCTGCCACCATCCGGTTGAGATCCGCTGCCCCCGTCTTCGACGGCACCCATTCCTCGTCGTGGCTAGCTCCGGTGGCCGCCTTCCTCGGCTTTGTggctccttttttcggcgccattCTCTCTGGATTGGTCCTAGATTGGAGGTGAGTGCTCACGTTGGTGTGGAATGTGGAGCGTAGGGATTGCGAAGGAAGGAAGTAGGGCAGATTGacagaggtaggaggcgatgtatgtggcagcacggttataaagcactttccccacctttcCTTGCATCTGAGGGTTTTTGAGAAACCGTTCCTGCGATCAGTGCTACTTCGACTTCTCCAATGTGGTTTAATGGAccgcaacttgggctatcatGCAACAGTAGCCCACGTTGCTCATTTATCGCCACCAAATATTCACCGATTTCTCCACAAtttaatgaggcttagtaaccgatactgtacagccattactctgatttttctccacggtttgatttatcTGATATCTTCGCCCGAAACACGAGGACTGGCTACTTGCTCGGCTGGTTTActattttctgagcctggcaccacgtgactacgtcacctactgtcaggctcagggactaagtgggcacacttcaccttgtagtgaatgtgtttgtttttcatctcgaggctacgctcagggactggctacctgctcggctggtttactattttctgagcctggcaccacgtgactatgtcacctactgtcaggctcggggactaagtgggcacacttcaccttgtggtgaatgtgtttgtttctttTGAAAGACTCCGAGCCTCTAAAAGCTAAAACAAGGTATCTTTACccttgtggtcggactctaagtgggcacacttcattttaccgtgtaggaattttcaattttggacttgagctccttacacccttatgtcaagccttgctcggaacacactgctcggcgatgttgcacgctgctcggcagctgctcacaactgcttggcgattcattatggtggttggaccatgaatGGGACAActcggttttggttcgcacctgctcaaaaaagctcaagacagcgttgcacaacgggtacaaggcactcagggactagctgtggggggtacgaccctggatacccacagcaggccacatgggctacgcctctaggggtggcccagcccataagaaggAGCCTTATGGGGCATGATTCTGCTCGacgcctcccgcaaggcatggggaggatatcctgaagatgttacgagatctgttaggatacgtacgatcccatgattcttgtaatctgttattactttttggttatctctcagatctaactgacttgtaaccttaccccctggactatataaggtgggcagggaccccctacaaaatcacggcaaatcatacgatagctaatacaaaccaatagaccacaggagtaaggtattacgtcatactaatggcctgaacctgtataactcgtgtgtctctattgccttcttgttcttgattacacgctcctctgccgatcaatctaccatcgcgggataccccttggtggactgccgacgatactCTATCGAcagttgtagtaatgcattgcacataatatTTGGGAAaccctattgtacgcttcctTCCAGCTACCCCAATGAATAGCCAGggtaatttgcttagcacgccaagcctttccataCTTCACATCAGACTTAACGAATCTGGATATAGACTGTTGTAATGAAGACATCGAAATATTGTTATTGTCATTaatgagccccaatatacgatgaGCAAGGtgaaaggtcataatggctagaggcagggtgaatagcctattaaaaatttctacaacaacactaagacaaatgattagtcaataagatgaagccaattttgtgctagcactatacttggggttacAAGCC belongs to Miscanthus floridulus cultivar M001 chromosome 4, ASM1932011v1, whole genome shotgun sequence and includes:
- the LOC136549044 gene encoding nucleolin 1-like, which translates into the protein MKGAKAYILKEKFASFKMKEDESMSEIFYRLQVLVNDLKALGEKVEDNDFSYKDDDEEEEKKENKDEKKDENKKSVMFKATSCKRKAKQESSSEDEYLRFDEMDDEKMALFVKRFGKFMMKKGYHAKRKKSSSKNKEESRRATPRHVTSIEKMPTAPVRESLSARQTEDGPATTASGPSDGESLAHTIGASATMTEATTEKVDTLEAETTAVVDAPEAKDATPSMAEEQPSPPTAMLGVVGAAVRPQSPPVVPQAMAEEDEVVEIECATPKPQSIWILQKCGEEVVVVEEENTTREIKRLKSTVAGVMTQIEVSTAPETLIYVVGDQGLSLALFIHRG